In Neorhodopirellula lusitana, a single genomic region encodes these proteins:
- a CDS encoding PEP-CTERM sorting domain-containing protein (PEP-CTERM proteins occur, often in large numbers, in the proteomes of bacteria that also encode an exosortase, a predicted intramembrane cysteine proteinase. The presence of a PEP-CTERM domain at a protein's C-terminus predicts cleavage within the sorting domain, followed by covalent anchoring to some some component of the (usually Gram-negative) cell surface. Many PEP-CTERM proteins exhibit an unusual sequence composition that includes large numbers of potential glycosylation sites. Expression of one such protein has been shown restore the ability of a bacterium to form floc, a type of biofilm.): MKTIQALTVMLSLLTMTSSRADFVVVIGNLDNSPISFDAGTGSLVSVPVFAYNDNTAASFSLQAFDLAFDFGEDGFGIPGSPYFTDINANFDNSVFLATSIGTYSLPNDSGTPTDLYAGDFVNVGDALPMPTSQATAARLFDIEFRIDATTPGAFYDLTLDLPDFQVISGPSAAGVTISPATGSNLNGFTVNAVAVPEPGSMLALAGLFTVGGVRRWRKKKRSSLSPTSA; the protein is encoded by the coding sequence ATGAAAACTATTCAAGCACTAACAGTAATGCTTTCACTGTTGACGATGACATCTTCGAGGGCAGACTTCGTTGTGGTAATTGGGAACCTGGACAACAGCCCAATATCATTTGATGCTGGGACGGGATCACTCGTTTCCGTCCCCGTATTCGCATACAACGACAACACAGCCGCATCATTTAGCCTCCAGGCCTTTGACTTGGCTTTCGACTTTGGGGAAGATGGATTTGGTATACCTGGTTCACCATATTTCACAGATATCAATGCCAATTTTGATAATAGTGTTTTCTTGGCCACGTCTATCGGGACTTACTCCCTTCCTAACGACAGTGGCACTCCGACTGACCTATACGCAGGAGATTTCGTCAATGTGGGAGACGCACTTCCAATGCCTACCAGCCAAGCAACCGCTGCTCGGTTGTTTGATATAGAATTTAGGATCGACGCAACCACGCCAGGTGCGTTTTATGACCTAACGTTGGATTTGCCTGATTTCCAGGTAATCTCTGGGCCCTCAGCTGCAGGGGTGACAATTTCGCCTGCAACAGGATCAAACCTAAACGGTTTCACTGTCAATGCGGTTGCCGTTCCTGAACCCGGCTCCATGCTAGCACTGGCGGGTTTGTTTACAGTTGGCGGGGTTCGACGGTGGCGGAAGAAGAAACGTTCGAGCTTGAGTCCGACTTCGGCTTAG